Genomic DNA from Haloarcula marina:
TCGGGACGGTTCGTGGACTATCCGCTCTGTCTCCGCGAGTGACTCGTTACTCATGGGCGAGCACGTTCGTACACTCCACCGAGAGGAAGATAATTCTTCTCCCTCAGACGGGGTTCTGACGGTCGGTCATTCGAGTCCGGCGTCTTTGTAGGTCGCCGCGTGGTCGACGTAGAGTTCGTGGACGCGGGCTATCTCCTCGCGTTTGTCGGCGTCGAGCGGTTGCGTCCTCGCCGGGACGCCGTAGGCGACGTGTCCTTCGGGGACGGTCTGGCCCTCGGTAACCACACAGCCCGGGGCGACGATGCTGTCAGAGCGCACCACGGCGTCCTGCTGGACGGTACTCGACATCCCCACGAGCGCGGAATCCTCCACGGTGGCGTAGTCGATGACCACGTTGTGGCCCACCGTGACGCCGTCGCCGATGGTCGCACCATGGAGCATCGAGAACTCCTGGACGTTCGACTCGTCACCGACGGTGACGGGTTCTCGGTCGCCACGGAGACAGACGAACGGCCAGAGACTCGCTCGCTCGCCCACTCGCACGTCACCGACGGCGTACGCCATCTCCGAGACGAAGGCGGTATCTGCAATCTCGGGACTCGCTCCCAGTACTGCGCGTTCCATGTCCGAGAGAAACAGCGGCGCGGTACAAGAAGATGTTTGTGATTCTGTGGCCCGTCGTCACGGTAGCCGCGTCGTCGGTTTATCTCGGAACGAACACGAGCGCTGGCGTGTCACCCTCCGGCGTCTCGTCGGTATCGACGGCGACCGTCATCCCGTTCTCGACATCCTCGGCGCGCGAATCGACGACGAGACCGGTCAGCGTGACGGGACCGAAGTCCGCTATCGCGGTCACGTACGGCGCTCGCCCGGCGAACTCCTCTGTCGGCACGTGGACGACCGTGTGGGCCTGCACGCGTCCCGTCCCGGGCAAGGACCGCTCCGCGAGTTGCTGGTCACCGCAATGCGGACACGCACGACGCGGCGGAAGCGACCCGTGTCCGTTCGAGCACTCGACGTAGAACGCGTCGTCCGCGTCCACGGCATCGAGGAACGCGTCGTGCCCTCGTCGCTGGTCCTGGTCAGGACTCATGTGCATTCCTCCAAGACGTGGACTGTCGTGCTGGCGACCGTGCCGCCAGCACTGTGCGTGATGCCGGTCGTCGCGTCGGCAACGTACTCGCTGTTCGGGTGGTCGCCGCGGAGGAGGCGCGTCATCTCCACGAGTTGACTCGCCCCGGTCGCGCCGACGGGGTGCCCCTTCGCTTTGAGGCCGCCGGAGAGATTGACGGGGAGGTCACCGTCCCGTCGCGTGGTTCCGTCGCGGGCGGCGGTTATCGCCTCGCCCGCTTCGAACAGGCCCAGTGCCTCCAGCGCGAACACTTCGGCGCTGGTGAAACAGTCGTGGACCTCGACCACGTCGACATCGGCAGGCGTGATACCGGCCGCTTCGTACGCCTCGGTGGCCGCCGTCTCTGTCGCCGGGGTCCGGGAAAGCGATTCGCGGTCTTGCAGGGCTATCTTGTCGGTCCCCTGCCCCGACCCCGTCACCTCGACCGGCGCGGTAACGTCCGCTTCGCGCGCGACCGTCTCGCTGACCAGGACGAGTGCACTGGCCCCGTCGGTGACGGGACACGCGTCTAACAGTCCGAGCGGCGACGCCACCGTCGGCGCGTCGAGCACGTCGTCGACGCTCACCGAGAACTGGAACTGCGCGTGTTCGTTCTCGAGGGCGTGTTCGTGATTCTTCACGGCGACGTGTGCGAGGTCCCGTCGAGACCCCCCGTACGCGTCGAAGTAGGCGTCCGTCATCAGCGCGTACGCGCCGGGGAACGTCATCCCGGCGCTGACTTCGTACAGCGCGTCGGCGGCCGTCGCCAGCATTCCCGTCGCCGCGTCGGTTCCGGCGTGGGTCATCCGCTCGGCACCGCCGACGACGACTACGTCGGCGTCGCCGCTCTCGATTGCGCGGACGGCGTGCCGGACCGCGACGCCGCTCGACGCACACGCGCTCTCGAATCGGGTCGCGGGAGCGTCGACACCGAGACACTCGGCCGCTATCGGTCCCTGATGGCCCTGTGCGTCGGCCAGTTCGCCGACGAAATTGCCGAAGTAGACGGCGTCTATCACTTCAGCGTCGACTCCCGCATCTGCCATTGCTGCCACCCCCGCCTCGGCAAACAAGTCCCGTGTCGTTCGATTTGGATGTTCTCCAAACGGAGTCAGACCTACGCCAGCAACTCTTACACTCGACATCTGGTAGAAATTTGACCAACCGGACATATATAGCTTGCTACGGGAATCGCCGTTTTCCGTCGCCCTGCGCGTCGACGACGGTGGGTCCGCCAGAGTGGCGAGATACGGATGACCTGTTCGTCTTGCGTTTCGGCGCTCCGTCGCTGTGGGCCTCATCCCGCCATTGTGAATTTTATATAGTACTTATACAGGTACTGCTCCCGTAGGCACGTCGTGGTCTCGTCGCTATCACCGTCGAATCACGCGTACCGAGATATCCTTCCGCATCGGGAACCCTCGGGTCGATTGGCTGGGGTCGATTAGGACGATAGCTTCCCGACCCTGATTTCGGCTAGCGGGACTATGCTCCTGATATAACAACAGTATATGTGTTATTGGGGTCCGGCGATACACATTCTTCAGAAGGGGATTTTATAAGTTCCTGCACTGAGATTTCCATTCTTCGCCAACAAAATCGAGAGTATGGCCAAATAGGTGTGTATGGCTGTGTATGTGGAGATATATTTTTATCAAATCCAAACCGAGTACTATAAATCAATTTTAGAGGCATTATTAGCAAAACTTGAAATATAGCGGGGGATTTGGTGAGAGAGTAGATAATAATATGGTACCTAGTGTATTTTTGGCTACACTCTCGCAGATATAGGTCTATAATTGGCTCTGAATAGTTATTCCCATCTCGAAACCGACGTTGCTCCCCCGAATCGACGACGATGGTGGCATACCGTTGTCCGAGTAGTCGCGTCCCGCACCGACGGCTATATCCCCAACGACTCGCCGTTGATATGGCCCCAGTGACAACGTATTTGGGACAGTAGCGTCATATCCCGAGTAATGACGGACGAAACCGATGCCGACGAAGAACGAGTCGCCGTCTCGATGGAGATAACCGGTAGTTACGACGAAGTGATGTCGAAACTGGACACCACTGCGTCGGCGGGACCGTCGCTCGGGCCGCTAAACGCCGACGTGGAGCGCCTGCTGGAGACCGTCGTGCGAATCAACGGCGGAACCCGCAGCGCCATCGCCGAGCAACTGCCCGCGGACATGTCCGTCGCCTTCGACGCTGAAGCCGTCGTCGAGACGATGCAGGTCCTCGAGCGGTACGGCCTCGTTGTCCTCGAAGGCAACACGTGGAAGCCCGGTCCGGAACTCGAACGGTAGGGCCGTCATCGACGGGATTTTTCTTCGCCCTCGTCCACGGGTAGGTATGCCGCCCTCGGACGAGCGCCCGACTCGCCCCTCGCTCCTGTTGTACTTCGACGCGAGCGTCCGCTACGGGCCGGACAATGCGACGCCCACGTCGGCGGCCGTCGGGTTTCTCGTCGAGGACGGGTCCGAGACGGTCATCGAGGAATCGATTCGCGTCGACGCGTTCGTCTCCAGTTCGCAGTTGGAGTACCGCGCGCTCGTCGAAGCGGTGCGAGCAGTCGAGGCGTATCCGACCACGGTGGCGTCGTTGCACGTCCACGGCGACGCCGACGCGGTCATCCGAGCGGTCGACCCACAGCATCCGACGACGCCGGACGACCGCCTCGCGCGGCATCGGGTCGCGGCCGTCCGCGAGTGCGTCGCGGACATCCCGTTGGTGACCTACCGCGCGGTCGGTCGCGACGAGAACGAACGCGCACACGACCTCGCGCGGGCGGGCCACAGTCGATAGCCGTCTCCGGGTTCCGACGCGAGACAACCGGACACCTAAGTGCCGGAGGCGTCTCCGTCCGGGTATGCAGGTCGGGTCACGGCGGTGCATCGTCAACCCAGTGAGCGGCGAGGGCGACCACGCCGAGTACGTCGAGCGACTGATGCGGGCGCGCGGATTCGCGGTCGAACGGACCGAGGGGCCGGGCCACGGCGTCGAACTCGGTCGGGCGGCGGGCGAGGACGGCGTCTCGGAGGTGGCCGTCTGCGGCGGCGACGGCACCATCAACGAGGTACTCCGCGGACTACACGACGCCGACCACCTCGGCGAGGTAACGCTGAGCGTCGTCCCGAAGGGGACGGCGAACCTCCTCGCCGGAACTATCGGCATCGACGACTTCCAGCAGGGGGTCGAAGTGGCCGATACCGGTGAGACGCGGGCCGTCGACGTGGGACTCGCCGACGGCGAACCGTTCCTCGTCTCCTGTATCGCGGGTCTCCCGGCGGACGCGAGCGTCGCCACGTCCGGCGACCTCAAGGCCCGGTTCGGGATGCTCGCCTTCCTCGTCACCGGGGTCCAGGAGGCCGTGGAGTTCGAGGGCCTCGACATCACCGTCGACGCCGTCGGCGAGGACGGCCCGGTGACGTGGTCCGGCGAGGCGACGTGTCTGCTGGTCGGGAACGCCCGGAAGTTCGTCGAGCGCGGCGGGCAAGCGAACATGGAGGACGGCCTGCTGGACGTGGCTATCGTCGAGCGCATGCCGACCGGAAATCTCGTCGCCGAGGCGGTGGCGCACCGATTGCTGGCGACGGACACCGATGGGGTGACGCACGTCCGCGCGCGCGACATTTCCGTCGACGGCCACGGCGAACCCGTGACGTTCAGCCGCGACGGCGAACTCGCCGAACACATGCGCCTCGACTTCGACGTGGAACCGCGAACGCTCTCGCTGCGGGTCGGCCCGTCCTACGACCCGGACCCGGCGTAGCGCCGCGACGAGGATCGCTGGCCGACGTTTTAACTGCCGCTCGGTCGACCGTCCGGTATGGATTGGTCCCCTGACCGAGCGCTCCGAGTGCGGATGGCGCTCGCGCTCTGCCTCTTGTGTGTCACCGTCGTCGCGGCGATTGCGGCGACCGGCGCGATTCTCACGCTCCTCCTCGGGATGGCTATCGCCGTCGCCGCGCCCGACCCGGAGTTGCTCACCGTCGAGGCGGTGGTCGCCCTCGGCGGGGTCGCGAC
This window encodes:
- a CDS encoding diacylglycerol/lipid kinase family protein is translated as MQVGSRRCIVNPVSGEGDHAEYVERLMRARGFAVERTEGPGHGVELGRAAGEDGVSEVAVCGGDGTINEVLRGLHDADHLGEVTLSVVPKGTANLLAGTIGIDDFQQGVEVADTGETRAVDVGLADGEPFLVSCIAGLPADASVATSGDLKARFGMLAFLVTGVQEAVEFEGLDITVDAVGEDGPVTWSGEATCLLVGNARKFVERGGQANMEDGLLDVAIVERMPTGNLVAEAVAHRLLATDTDGVTHVRARDISVDGHGEPVTFSRDGELAEHMRLDFDVEPRTLSLRVGPSYDPDPA
- a CDS encoding Zn-ribbon domain-containing OB-fold protein — translated: MSPDQDQRRGHDAFLDAVDADDAFYVECSNGHGSLPPRRACPHCGDQQLAERSLPGTGRVQAHTVVHVPTEEFAGRAPYVTAIADFGPVTLTGLVVDSRAEDVENGMTVAVDTDETPEGDTPALVFVPR
- a CDS encoding thiolase domain-containing protein, which codes for MSSVRVAGVGLTPFGEHPNRTTRDLFAEAGVAAMADAGVDAEVIDAVYFGNFVGELADAQGHQGPIAAECLGVDAPATRFESACASSGVAVRHAVRAIESGDADVVVVGGAERMTHAGTDAATGMLATAADALYEVSAGMTFPGAYALMTDAYFDAYGGSRRDLAHVAVKNHEHALENEHAQFQFSVSVDDVLDAPTVASPLGLLDACPVTDGASALVLVSETVAREADVTAPVEVTGSGQGTDKIALQDRESLSRTPATETAATEAYEAAGITPADVDVVEVHDCFTSAEVFALEALGLFEAGEAITAARDGTTRRDGDLPVNLSGGLKAKGHPVGATGASQLVEMTRLLRGDHPNSEYVADATTGITHSAGGTVASTTVHVLEECT
- a CDS encoding gamma carbonic anhydrase family protein, with protein sequence MERAVLGASPEIADTAFVSEMAYAVGDVRVGERASLWPFVCLRGDREPVTVGDESNVQEFSMLHGATIGDGVTVGHNVVIDYATVEDSALVGMSSTVQQDAVVRSDSIVAPGCVVTEGQTVPEGHVAYGVPARTQPLDADKREEIARVHELYVDHAATYKDAGLE